TTGCAAATGCCGATAAACTCACTTTTGTGACCAATACAGAGTTTAAAACCTACCGGTTTTCCCCCGGAAAGTTCTCTAAGCTTTTTTATAAATTCAATCAACTCGAGCGGCGTGCTGAAAGCACTGTGTGAAGGGGGTGACTCAACCAGCGTATAGGGTTGGATATTTCTTGCTGCGGCAATCTCTGGGGTGTTTTTTGAAGCCGGAAGTATGCCTCCGTGACCCGGTTTGGCACCCTGAGATATTTTTATTTCAATCATTTTTACATTGGGAAGTGTTGCCCTTTCTTCAAATTGCACAGGGTCAAATCCTCCATCAGCGGCTCTGCAACCGAAATAGCCGGTTCCAATTTGCCAAATCACATCTCCTCCATGTTTTAGATGGTATTCGCTTAATCCTCCTTCTCCAGTATTGTGGGCAAAATCACCAAGTTTTGCACCCGCATTCATGGCCTCAACGGCATTTCGGCTCAAAGAACCAAAACTCATCGCTGAAATATTGAGAATACTCGAAGAATACGGTTGTTTGCAATCTTTGTTACCCATCATTACCCTCAGATTATGCCCCATTTTATGAAAATTCTTCGGAGCCATAGAATGTGCCAGCCATTCATATCCCTCGGAATAAACGTCGAGTTGGGTGCCGAATGGCATGGTGTCATTCTCTTTTTTTGCTCTTTGATATACAGTGGAGCGATCAATGCGATTAATCGGGCGGCCATCTATGTCTGATTCTATGAAATATTGATAGATTTTGGGTCGCATTTCCTCCATAAAAAACCGTAACCTTCCTACCACCGGGTATATCCGCATGATTGAGTGTTTGGTTTGGATCATATCGAAATATCCCAATGCAGTGAGGAACAGCACAATCACAAAAATTACATACCAGTTGCGATCCATAAAAATGGCCAGAAGTAATGTGGTGATAATCAATGCTGATGATATGTAAATAAATAGACGACGCATACGATTCCGGTTTTTTTCGAAAACTAATGGGTTTTGGGGAATAAAAAAAGTCTTAAATGTTAGGTTTGATGAGTCAGTCGTATTTTCTTTATTAAAATATTGCGTTTAAAATCACAAAATTATATATAAAAAAGAGAATCAATTCACAAAATTATATACTAATCAAATTTCAATTTTCATATTTTGACAAATAATACTTAATTTTTTGTCTATTTTCTTTAAAATATTTAACCTGAAAATAAGATTGAATTGATTGTCCTGGCGAAAATCCGCAACATTCAATTGTATTTTCCCGAAAAAACATAGACTTTTTCCTTGAAAATGTTCTTCTTTAGGATTTTACCTAGAATATGTTTGGAGTGTATTTCTAAAATCTTTTCATTTGTAAAGTAAATTTTTAAATTATAGCGAAAATTCGCTAAAATAAAGTTTTCAAGAATGTCGCAAAACCTCAATAAATTTTCTAAAACGCTAACTCAGGAAGTTTCAAATCCCGCTGCTCAGGCCATGCTCTATGCCATTGGTCTGAAAGAAGAAGATATGGCTAAGCCACAAATCGGAATCGCCAGTACGGGATATGAAGGTAATCCTTGTAATATCCACCTCAACGGACTTTCAGTACATGTGAAAAAAGGCATTCAGGCCAACGATATGGTTGGTTTGATTTTCAATACTATCGGAGTTTCTGACGGTATGACCAACGGCAACGACGGCATGAGTTTTTCGCTTCCCAGCCGTGATATCATCGCCGACTCTATAGAAAATGTGGTTTCGGCTCAATGGTATGATGGTGTAATCGCAGTAGTAGGATGTGATAAAAATATGCCTGGGGCTATTATGGCCATGGCCAGAGTCAACCGCCCATCTATAATGGTTTACGGAGGCACTGTGCGTTCAGGTAGTTGGAAAGGCCAGAAACTCGATATTGTTTCAGCTTTCGAAGCCTATGGGAAGAAAATCAATAATGCAATTTCAGAAGAAGATTATAAAGGAGTTATTCAAAATTCTATTCCAGGGCAAGGGGCATGCGGAGGTATGTACACCGCCAATACTATGGCTTCTTCTATTGAGGCATTGGGATTAAGTTTGCCTAACTCGGCATCATATCCGGCTACTCATGAAGGAAAAACCGCTGAATGTGTAGCAATTGGTGCGGCGATGAAAAATTTGCTGGAAAAACAAATTCTTCCGAGAGATATCATCACCAAAAAATCGCTTGAAAATGCTTTGACAATCGTTATGGCTCTGGGAGGCTCTACCAATGCTGTTTTGCATTACCTTGCAATAGCCCATTCGGCAGGTATAGAACTAAGCTATAAAGATATTCAGGCAATATCCGATCGTACACCATTTATTGCTGATCTTAAGCCTTCCGGTAAATATTACATGGAAGATATGCTTGCAATTGGTGGCGTACCGGCAGTAATGAAATATCTGTTGAAAGAAGGAATGATTCACGGTGATTGTTTGACTATCACGGGAAAAACTGTTGCCGAAAACCTCAAAAGTATTCCAGACTTGAATTTTGAAAATCAGAAAATTGTATTTCCACTTTCTACCCCAATCAAGAAAACCGGCCATATTCAGATTCTATACGGCAATCTTGCAGAAAATGGTGGCGTAGCAAAAATCACAGGAAAAGAAGGCTTGAAGTTTGAAGGCGTTGCAAAAGTTTGTGATAAAGAGGAAGAAATGCTCGATGCCATCGCCAAAGGTGAAATTCAACCCGGCCAGGTAATAGTTATTCGTTACGAAGGTCCGAAAGGTGGACCGGGAATGCCAGAGATGCTTAAACCTACCTCGGCAGTAATGGGAGCAGGTTTGGGTGATAAGGTGGCCTTAATTACCGATGGTCGTTTTTCGGGCGGTACACATGGATTCGTAGTGGGTCATATTTCACCCGAAGCTTATGATGGAGGAACTATCGCTTTGGTTAAGGATGGAGACAAAATCACAATTGATGCCGAAACCAAAGAATTGATTCTTCATGTTTCTGATGAGGAACTGGCTGAAAGAAGAAAATCGTGGAAGCCATTGACACCTCCATTTATTGAACAAGGAGTACTCAGAAAATATTTCAAAAACGTTGCCGGTGCTGAAGAAGGCTGCGTAACAGACAAATAATCAATTATTTCAAAAACAAATAAAAACTTAAATACCATGAGTAAAGAACTGGAAGTCATGGATCAGGAAAAAGAAGGCACTTCAATAAAAAAAGCATTGACAGGTGGTCAGGCTTTGATGGAATGCTTTTTGGCCGAAGGCGTGGAAACTATTTTTGGTTATCCGGGAGGTGCCATAATGCCTATTTATGATGGACTTTATGATTATACCGACCGCCTTAACCATGTTTTGGTAAGACACGAACAAGGTGCTGTTCATGCAGCTGAAGGCTTTGCAAGGGCTTCCGGTAGGGTAGGAGTATGTATGGCCACTTCGGGTCCGGGTGCAACTAATCTTGTAACTGGTCTTGCCGATGCCAT
The sequence above is a segment of the Cytophagaceae bacterium genome. Coding sequences within it:
- a CDS encoding FMN-binding glutamate synthase family protein, which produces MRRLFIYISSALIITTLLLAIFMDRNWYVIFVIVLFLTALGYFDMIQTKHSIMRIYPVVGRLRFFMEEMRPKIYQYFIESDIDGRPINRIDRSTVYQRAKKENDTMPFGTQLDVYSEGYEWLAHSMAPKNFHKMGHNLRVMMGNKDCKQPYSSSILNISAMSFGSLSRNAVEAMNAGAKLGDFAHNTGEGGLSEYHLKHGGDVIWQIGTGYFGCRAADGGFDPVQFEERATLPNVKMIEIKISQGAKPGHGGILPASKNTPEIAAARNIQPYTLVESPPSHSAFSTPLELIEFIKKLRELSGGKPVGFKLCIGHKSEFIGICKAMIETNTYPDFITVDGAEGGTGAAPQEFSNYVGAPLLDGLAFVVNILNGMDIKKHIKVFASGKVTSGFHIIRALAIGADACYSARAMMMAVGCIQALQCNTNKCPVGVATQDPQLTVGLVVEDKKTRIANFHNNTVKSVVELLGATGLDEVHNLNRSHIYRRISFSSMQTYEEIFPSVEVGAFLDEANLPEKYKPDFKHASAEQWGFVNISKWGSKH
- the ilvD gene encoding dihydroxy-acid dehydratase, with translation MSQNLNKFSKTLTQEVSNPAAQAMLYAIGLKEEDMAKPQIGIASTGYEGNPCNIHLNGLSVHVKKGIQANDMVGLIFNTIGVSDGMTNGNDGMSFSLPSRDIIADSIENVVSAQWYDGVIAVVGCDKNMPGAIMAMARVNRPSIMVYGGTVRSGSWKGQKLDIVSAFEAYGKKINNAISEEDYKGVIQNSIPGQGACGGMYTANTMASSIEALGLSLPNSASYPATHEGKTAECVAIGAAMKNLLEKQILPRDIITKKSLENALTIVMALGGSTNAVLHYLAIAHSAGIELSYKDIQAISDRTPFIADLKPSGKYYMEDMLAIGGVPAVMKYLLKEGMIHGDCLTITGKTVAENLKSIPDLNFENQKIVFPLSTPIKKTGHIQILYGNLAENGGVAKITGKEGLKFEGVAKVCDKEEEMLDAIAKGEIQPGQVIVIRYEGPKGGPGMPEMLKPTSAVMGAGLGDKVALITDGRFSGGTHGFVVGHISPEAYDGGTIALVKDGDKITIDAETKELILHVSDEELAERRKSWKPLTPPFIEQGVLRKYFKNVAGAEEGCVTDK